The sequence below is a genomic window from Pseudomonas cannabina.
CTTCTGCAAACCGCCCAGAAACAGTGACTCGTCCAGACGGATGTCCCATTCACGCAGCGTACGAATGACCCGCTCATGGGCGGGTGCCGAGCGAGCCGTGACCAGCGCGGTACGAATCGGGCAACTGGCGTCGGGAAACTCGCGCTGTAACCGATTCAGCGCGGCAAGGAACGGTTTGAACGGTCCACCGCGTAGCGGTTCGCGGGCCGACTCGCGTTCACTGGCCTGAAACGCCGCCAGCCCGCCCGTCTGGTAGACGCGCTCCGATTCATCGGAAAACAGTACCGCATCACCATCGAAGGCGATGCGCAATTCAGCGCTGGCCGCACGTCGCGCACCGCCCGACAGAATGGTTGCGGCGGCAAATCCGGCATCCAGCGCGCTGCGCACGTCTTCTGCGTGTGTCGACAGGAACAGATGACAACCAAACGCCGCGAGATAGGGGTACGGACTGCGCCCGCCCGCGAACGCAGCGCGCGTGATGTCCAGCCCGTAATGCTGAATCGAATTGAATACCCGCAGGCCGGTGTCGGCACTGTTGCGCGAGACCAGCACCACCTCGACCCGCGCCTGGCCGAGACTGGCGTTGAGGCTCAGCAGTTTTTCCACCAGCGGGAACGCATCGCCCTGCTCGAGCACTTCGTCCTCGTGCTCGATCTGATACTTGCGGTAGGCCTCGACGCCGTCAGCCATGTAAACCGCGTGGCTGTCGCGCAGATCGAACAGCGCCCGCGATGAAATAGCCAGCACCAGCTTGTGGTCGTTACTTTCCGCCATGAACTTTCCCTCTTTATATTCAGCGACGACTGCGATCGATAAATCCCAGCGCCTGATACAACGTGCGCACCCGCGGCATGTAGCAACCCGCCGCAAGCGCTGCGGCCAGCGGCCGGGCGTAGATGGCTTGCAGCTCCAGCGGGCGGCGCTCGACCAGATCGTGGTACATGCTCGGTCTGTAGTCCGGCATGCTTTCGGTCACCGAAAACAGCTGTTCCGCGAAGCCTGCCGGCAATGCATGGCCACAGGCTTCGGCGCCTTGCACTACCTCATCCATCAAGGCCCTGACCAGCGCCCGGCTGTCGGGATCGGCCATCAGCTCGCGGGTACCCGTCTGCAACAACGCGGCCAGCCCGTTGTAGGGCACGTTCCAGACCAGCTTGCGCCAACGCGCCTGTTGCAGATTTTCCATGGTATGCGCTTCGACATCAGAGGCCCGGAACAACTCGGCACAGGCCTCGACAATGGCCAGACGTCCGGCGTCATCGGCCGCCGGACCGCTGTGATAACCCACGCTGACCGCGCCAAAGGCCTGATGCACCACGTTGCCGGGAGCGACCCGGTGCACGCAAATGAAACACAATCCGCCTAATATATGCAGGCTGTCGGGCAGTACCGCACGCAACTCGTCTTCGACAGCCAGACCGTTCTGCAACAGCAGCACCTTTGCATCTGGCGCGGCTGCTTGCTGGATGATCGGCCCCAATGCCGCATTGCCGGTGCTTTTGGTGCCGACCAGCAACCAGTCGCACGGCGGCATGTCGGCGGCGGCGGAATAGGCTTTGACGGGCTTGAGGTGCAGTTCGCCATGTACGGCGCTGCTGATCTGTAGCCCGTCGCTTGCTACCGCTTCGAACTCGCTGCGCAACAGAAAATGCACGTCGAACCCGGCGCGCGCCAGCATCAGGCCGTAAAAACCGCCGATGGCACCGGTACCGATGATGCCGATTCGTGGCTGCTCTGGATGGACACTCATAACGTCTCTCTCGGCTGTCTGTGTGTTTCAGGGTGCGGCGTACACTATCCGTCGCAGCGCATCGTGTTGCAAATACCGATGCGCACAATGGCCGTCGACTCGTTTACTTATTGTCGAACAGCGCGATAACGCGCTAAGGTTCGGCTCCCCGCTGCGCTCAAACCTGCTGGGCCCCGCCGCACGGGGGACCGTTGGCGGCCAGTACCCGCGACCTGATGAGTAACACGATGGCTGATTTACCGATTAATGACCTCAACGTTGCGTCCAACGAGACACTGATCACGCCGGATCAGCTCAAGCGCGACATCCCGCTGACCGATGCTGCCCTGCGCACCGTCAGCCAGGGCCGCGAAGTGATTCGCAACATTCTTGATGGCAACGACCACCGCCTGTTCATCGTGATCGGCCCCTGCTCGATCCATGATCTCAAGGCTGCCAAAGAATACGCCGAGCGCCTCAAAACGCTGGCGGCTGAAGTCTCCGACACCCTGTATCTGGTCATGCGCGTCTACTTCGAAAAGCCCCGCACCACGGTTGGCTGGAAGGGCCTGATCAACGATCCGTATCTGGACGACTCGTTCAAGATCCAGGACGGCCTGCACATCGGTCGTCAATTGCTGCTGGACCTCGCGGAAATGGGCCTGCCTACCGCAACCGAAGCGCTGGACCCGATTTCGCCACAGTACCTGCAAGACCTGATCAGCTGGTCGGCCATCGGCGCGCGCACCACCGAATCCCAGACCCACCGCGAAATGGCCTCCGGCCTGTCCTCGGCAGTCGGTTTCAAGAACGGCACCGATGGCGGCCTGACCGTTGCGATCAATGCCTTGCAGTCGGTCTCCAGCCCGCATCGTTTCCTGGGTATCAATCAGGAAGGCGGCGTATCGATCGTGACCACCAAAGGCAATGCCTATGGTCACGTGGTGTTGCGCGGCGGCAATGGCAAGCCCAACTACGACTCGGTCAGCGTTGCGCTCTGCGAACAGGCCTTGAACAAGGCAGGTATTCGCCCGAACATCATGGTCGATTGCAGCCACGCCAACTCCAACAAGGACCCGGCCCTGCAACCGCTGGTGATGGAAAACGTCGCCAACCAGATTCTGGAAGGTAACGAGTCGATCATCGGTCTGATGGTCGAGAGCCATTTGAACTGGGGTTGTCAGTCGATTCCGAAGGACCTGTCGGAGTTGCAGTACGGAGTATCGATTACCGATGCCTGCATCGACTGGGAAAGCACGGAAAAAACCCTGCGCAGCATGCACGCCAAGCTCAAGGGCGTGCTGCCGGCGCGCAAGCGCAGGTAATGGCTTGATCGGGCATCGCGCAGTCACGAAAACGCCGGGCAATTGCCCGGCGTTTTTCATGTTGCTGGTGTTAGCGACCCATCAGAGTTTGGCAGCCTGTGACTGCAAGTCATGCAGCTCCATGTAGCGTTCGACATAAGAGCAGGATGGAATGACGGAATAGCCCATGGTGTCGGCGTAGTCCAGCGCTTCCTTGGTCAGGGCGGCGGCAATTCCGCGACCGCGCAAGGCGTCGGGCACGAAAGTTCGGTAGAAGTCCAGGGTCTGCTTGCCGAGATCCATGTACGTCAGGTAGGCACGGTGGCCATCGATAATAATTTCGAAATGGTGGCCGGTTTCATCATGGTGGATGGACAACGCCTCGCTCATTGCGACTCCTAGCGGGTCTTGGAATTTGACCCCTACCTTACCGATCTTTTTCCGGCGAAGGAACATCTACGCCACCCGTATCTGTTTATCGCCGGAAAGAGCATTGCCGATCTCGACAAACAGCACGGATGGATAGTAGGCACCAATACTGAATATGCTCAAGCGCAGTCAGGGTAAAAACCATGAAATTGTCCGTCGGCCGACCGACAGTCGGGCACTTCAAGTGCCTGTGCCTGCTGCGCGAGAGAGGACCAGGAACCCCGGATTCAGTCGGCGGCTCGATAAAAGTGGATAGTTTTCGTACAGAACTCACAAGAAGTAACGCAGAACACTTTTAAAGCCGGGATTTTTAGCGGCTTCTTGCGCTGGGTCCGTTTACTTACTACAAACAATGGGTACTATGTACGCCGGTCGTTTTCTCATTCTCGAGAGATGACTAATTTGAACAAAACTCCTTGAAGGTGAACACGATGAACAACGTTCTGAAATTCTCTGCTCTGGCTCTGGCCGCAGTTCTGGCTACCGGTTGCAGCAGCGTATCCAAAGAAACCGAAGCTCGTCTGACAGCTACCGAAGACGCAGCAGCTCGTTCGCAAGCTCGTGCCGACGAAGCCTATCGCAAGGCTGACGAAGCTCTGGCTGCTGCTCAAAAAGCTCAGCAAACTGCTGACGAAGCCAACGAGCGCGCTCTGCGCATGTTGGACAAAGCTAGCCGCAAGTAATAATCCTTCGGGGTTGTTGAAAGCCGATCCGGCAACGGGTCGGCTTTTTTTTGTGTGTTTTTTGAGGTGGTTGCTCGCGTAATGGGCGACGCTTCGCTTGAGCGATCTATCGGGACTGTGATTCTCGTTCCCACGCTCCGCGTGGAAATGCATTTCGTGACGCTCTGCGTCACACGGCGGCTCTGCGATTTCAGTGAAATTTCGGTTCGCCTTGAGGCACCTTTTCGCCCCTCGGCGAGTGACTTTGAAGGATCAAAGTAACCAAAATCCTGGCTCCGTTTCCGGCCCGACTTCGTCGGGTTCCTTCGTCCTGACACTGATCCGGGGGCCGCCGCAACGGGCCATCCATGGCCCGAATGCGGCTTGCTCGGCGTCCTGCCTCGCATCCCCCGGATCAGCGCCAGGCCTCAGCCGTCACTTACGTCGCAACCGGTGTCGTCAGTGATATCGCGGTAAAAAAAGCGCTTTGATTATCAACTATCGTGCGACGCTCCGCGTCGCATGCCGTTCTGGACGCTCTGCGTCCGACCGACTGCCAACACGCGCTGGCACGAGAGGCAATTGGCCGCTCTACTGAAAAATCACCGGTTCTTCCGCGCTCGCAGAAGCAACCCCCGGCACTGCGATCTCGACCGGCATGCCGTCTTCGGCTGCTACCACGTCGCG
It includes:
- a CDS encoding 5'-nucleotidase, whose translation is MAESNDHKLVLAISSRALFDLRDSHAVYMADGVEAYRKYQIEHEDEVLEQGDAFPLVEKLLSLNASLGQARVEVVLVSRNSADTGLRVFNSIQHYGLDITRAAFAGGRSPYPYLAAFGCHLFLSTHAEDVRSALDAGFAAATILSGGARRAASAELRIAFDGDAVLFSDESERVYQTGGLAAFQASERESAREPLRGGPFKPFLAALNRLQREFPDASCPIRTALVTARSAPAHERVIRTLREWDIRLDESLFLGGLQKSAFLEAFAADVFFDDQPGHCEQARDVVATGHVPHGISNEVRLETGER
- a CDS encoding putative 2-dehydropantoate 2-reductase, with protein sequence MSVHPEQPRIGIIGTGAIGGFYGLMLARAGFDVHFLLRSEFEAVASDGLQISSAVHGELHLKPVKAYSAAADMPPCDWLLVGTKSTGNAALGPIIQQAAAPDAKVLLLQNGLAVEDELRAVLPDSLHILGGLCFICVHRVAPGNVVHQAFGAVSVGYHSGPAADDAGRLAIVEACAELFRASDVEAHTMENLQQARWRKLVWNVPYNGLAALLQTGTRELMADPDSRALVRALMDEVVQGAEACGHALPAGFAEQLFSVTESMPDYRPSMYHDLVERRPLELQAIYARPLAAALAAGCYMPRVRTLYQALGFIDRSRR
- a CDS encoding 3-deoxy-7-phosphoheptulonate synthase, yielding MADLPINDLNVASNETLITPDQLKRDIPLTDAALRTVSQGREVIRNILDGNDHRLFIVIGPCSIHDLKAAKEYAERLKTLAAEVSDTLYLVMRVYFEKPRTTVGWKGLINDPYLDDSFKIQDGLHIGRQLLLDLAEMGLPTATEALDPISPQYLQDLISWSAIGARTTESQTHREMASGLSSAVGFKNGTDGGLTVAINALQSVSSPHRFLGINQEGGVSIVTTKGNAYGHVVLRGGNGKPNYDSVSVALCEQALNKAGIRPNIMVDCSHANSNKDPALQPLVMENVANQILEGNESIIGLMVESHLNWGCQSIPKDLSELQYGVSITDACIDWESTEKTLRSMHAKLKGVLPARKRR
- a CDS encoding GNAT family N-acetyltransferase, whose amino-acid sequence is MSEALSIHHDETGHHFEIIIDGHRAYLTYMDLGKQTLDFYRTFVPDALRGRGIAAALTKEALDYADTMGYSVIPSCSYVERYMELHDLQSQAAKL
- the oprI gene encoding outer membrane lipoprotei OprI, yielding MNNVLKFSALALAAVLATGCSSVSKETEARLTATEDAAARSQARADEAYRKADEALAAAQKAQQTADEANERALRMLDKASRK